TCCTCTTTTTACAAGTTCTAAGGTAGTAAACTTCATCATAATTGGAGGACCAACTACGATAATTTTCGTCTCATGTATATTAGAAATCTCAAGTAGATTTAAATGCTCTGTAATTAATCCAGTTTTACCCTGCCAATTCGCATCTGCAATATCAACTGTAATATTTGCCTTTCCAGCTTCTACCCATTCTTGAAGCTCCTCTTTAAATAAAATATCCTTAGGGCCTTTGAAACCTACAAGAACTTTGACTGATTTAACCTCTTTAGAAGACATGAGAGACTTAATTACTTTCTTTACTGGTGCAAGTCCGGTACCTCCTGCAATAATCTTGACATGTGAATTGCTATAATCTTTTAGATGAAAGCCATTGCCGTAAGGCCCTCTAACATATAAGAAATCTCCTGCTTGAAGCTCAAATATTTTATCTGTTAACGTACCGACTTTTCTTATGGTTAAAAAAAGTTTGTTATCATCATAATCACTAATAGAAATTGGAGCTTCACCAACACCAGGGATAGAAAGCTGTAAAAACTGTCCAGGGAGAACATTCTTTGTATATTCAAGCGTAAAGGTGTAATCAATATCTGTCTCTGTATGAACATCAAGGATCTTAATTCTTTCCATTAAATAAGGATTATTCATTACTACCCACCTCCTCAATAATTTGACTTAATTTATTGATACATTTCGAAAAGGAAATATATTCTGGACATACATCATCACAACGACCACAACCTACACACATATGTTCATTGAATCTTTTATAATAGTCATTGATTTTATGCATGGTTTTAAATCTCATCTTTTCTCCATTCTTCGTTCTAAAATCATGACCGCCTGCCATGTTTGTAAACTCCTTAATTTGACAACCTGCCCATCGACGTCGTCTCTCTCCTGTTATTTCAGAATCCTTATGCGAAACATCCTGCATTGTAAAACACGAGCAAGTGATACAAGAAGTATTACATCTACCACAAGCAATACACCTTCTTGTATATTCCTGCCAGATCGAATGTTGAAAAATTTCATTGGTTAGCTTCTCAATACTAGGAACGTTTACCTTAACACTATTTTCTTCTATGTAATCAGGTTGAAATTCTGTAGCTTCATAAGCTCCAAAGTATGCATCGAGGCTTGTATCTTTGATATGTATGCTTATTTCCTCTGAAAATCTAAAAGCTGCAGCATAATCCTCGGTTTTATTCGAATTCATAGAAACGCAGAAGCACGTATCAAAACCTTCAGTACATTCAATCATAAAAAATTTTACTTTTTCTCTTAGTCTCTTATAATAAAAATCTTCAATGCCACCATTTCTCAAAAAAATCGCATCTAATTTCTTGATTCCATTTATGTCACAAGGTCTTAAAAATATGGCGATTTTCTTTTCATCGATGTCTGGAACTTCTATTTTATCCTTACGAAAGTAAAGCAAGGTTTCTCGAATTGGAAAAATAATATCTTTCGGTGAAAGCCCTGTTTTTTCAGTTAACGTCATTTCCTCCAGACTGTTAATCTTAGCATATCTCATTTCATTGGTATTTGAAAATGCACCTTCGTCTTCAAACAATACCGGCCCATAGATCGTATATTCCAGTGCCATTTTTTTTAATATCTCATTAAAATCCAGCTTATTCACTTTCACTTCCATGGAAATCCTCCTTAACTTTATTGTTAAAATTATATCAAAATAAACCTATGCTTTCAGTATCCCCAGATACATTTGTAATAGATTTATATACATGAATAATTTATTTAAGGGGATGCTAAAGTATAAGCTTGTAATTGCAAATCAAAAATTCTGGGATTTTTAGGTAGCTATAGCTACTGAACTTTGAGATGAAAGAAGATATACTACGTTCATAAGCTGTTAAACTAACTTCAGCAAATAAGTAAATTAGAAAGTTAGACCACAAATTTAAGGAGGAAATAGAATATGGAAATAACAAAAGAAATGACAATTGGTGATGTAGTTAGAAATTTCCCAAAGTCAGTAGATGTTTTATATAGTTTTGGAATGCATTGTGTTGGATGCCCTTCTTCACAAAGTGAAACCTTAGAGGAAGCTGCATATGTACATGGATTTGACGTAGCAGACCTTATGACAAAGCTAAATGAAAGTAAGTGAGGAAGAAATATGGATACAATACAATTAATGATAGATGAGCACAAATACATTAAGAGAATGCTTCAGGTAGTTCGTAAGGCTAGCCTTAACATTTTACAAGGTGGCGGGATTGATTTTAATGACTTTTACCAAATGATTGATTTTGTAAGGAATTATGCAGATAATCATCATCATGGAAAAGAAGAAAAGTTATTATTTAACCGAATGGTAGAAGAGTTAGGTCCTCTAGGAGAAAAACTAATAAGACACGGTATGCTTGTGGAGCATGACCTTGGAAGATTATATATGAAAGACTTAGAGGCTGCACTATTAAAGGTTCGAGATGGTGACGAAGAAGCAAAAATAGACGTAATTGCGAATGCTGTCTCCTACACAAACTTACTTAATAGACATATTGATAAAGAAGATACCGTAATATATACATTTGCGCAAAGATCACTCTCCCCTGAGAGTATGAATGAGATTAATATTGCTTGTGATAAATTCGAAGCAGAAATGGAAGTACAGAAAGTACAAGAAAAGTATATTCATTTAGTTGAAACGCTAGAAGCAAAATATAAAGTATAAAAATACATTTTTATGATAAGTAAATCGGCTTGCTGAGCTAAAATTCTAGTTATACTTCTGCCGCTTTTCCAATTGCAGATGCAGAACTTCCTAGCAAATTAAAAAATCGGCATATAGCCGATTTTTTGTTATCCCAATACAAAGGAAAAAAACCTTAAAATATCAAAAAAGTCCTTAGATCTATATCTTATTGTATATCCATCTTCATCTGCTACTGCGTCCTTATAAAACGAAGCCTTAAACGCATCCACATGCTTAACAAAATTTACTTCAATATCAAAAGTGATTGGTAACTGCTTCACTTGAATATTTTGTTGTATCGAAAGTTCTGTCTTTTCCCTAATTTCATCAAGTACATTCTTTGGATTGCAATTGATTGTTGCACCACCAAAACCTTCCTTCGTTATAACTGTAAATATGTCCTTGTCAATATTGTTAACCTCTTGACAAATCCCCTTATCACCAACAACCATAATTACAGGAACATTCGCATAACAACAAGTGTAATAATAAATTAAAAATTCGGAAGCCGGCTCTCCATTAATGCACATACTACGCACATATTTTGGGTACAAGGTATGGGAAATTGGATTCGTATTTGAACCAGCTCTACTATGAAATCCTACAAAGATAGCTGCATCAAAAGTTGAATCAATCCCTTCCACCATTCCGTATGGATGTCCGCTCCAACCTCGTATCAGCCTAACCTCTTTCGGAAAAAATTCTGGAAGAAGATTTCTTGCTGTATCATGAGCATCCTTTAAATAAATATCATCATACCCTTGCTCTATTGCTACATCAATTACTTTTTGAATTTCTTTAATCCACTCAATAATAAAAGAACCACTTTCTCTGTTATCTAGTTCTGTTTCACTCCAGCTAGTTACACCACAAACACCTTCAATATCTGCACTTATATAAAGCTTCATAATTATTCACCTACTTGATCTATAGAATATGGAGTTGCTTGATATACGTAATAGTTTAGCCAATTAGAATACAGTAAATGAGCATGACTACGCCAAGTTGCAGGTGGTTGCTTTGAATCATCATTGTTAGGAAAATAATTCTTTGGTTGGTCGATACATAAGCCTTTTTCTTTATCCCTAACATATTCTTGGTTTAAAGTACAGGCATCATATTCTGAATGCCCTGTTACAAAGATTTGTTTTTCATCTTTAGAAATTACTATGTACACACCAGCCTCAACTGATTCTGACAATAGCTCTAAATCTTTATGATTTACAATATCTTCTCTACTGACTGATGTATGTCTTGAATGAGGAACCAAAAATTCATCATCAAATCCCCTAAGTAACATACTGTGGGGTATCGCTATGTTATGCTTAAAAATACCAAACATTTTTTGAGGCAA
This genomic interval from Firmicutes bacterium HGW-Firmicutes-1 contains the following:
- a CDS encoding anaerobic sulfite reductase subunit A; translation: MEVKVNKLDFNEILKKMALEYTIYGPVLFEDEGAFSNTNEMRYAKINSLEEMTLTEKTGLSPKDIIFPIRETLLYFRKDKIEVPDIDEKKIAIFLRPCDINGIKKLDAIFLRNGGIEDFYYKRLREKVKFFMIECTEGFDTCFCVSMNSNKTEDYAAAFRFSEEISIHIKDTSLDAYFGAYEATEFQPDYIEENSVKVNVPSIEKLTNEIFQHSIWQEYTRRCIACGRCNTSCITCSCFTMQDVSHKDSEITGERRRRWAGCQIKEFTNMAGGHDFRTKNGEKMRFKTMHKINDYYKRFNEHMCVGCGRCDDVCPEYISFSKCINKLSQIIEEVGSNE
- a CDS encoding hemerythrin; the encoded protein is MDTIQLMIDEHKYIKRMLQVVRKASLNILQGGGIDFNDFYQMIDFVRNYADNHHHGKEEKLLFNRMVEELGPLGEKLIRHGMLVEHDLGRLYMKDLEAALLKVRDGDEEAKIDVIANAVSYTNLLNRHIDKEDTVIYTFAQRSLSPESMNEINIACDKFEAEMEVQKVQEKYIHLVETLEAKYKV
- a CDS encoding anaerobic sulfite reductase subunit AsrB, which translates into the protein MNNPYLMERIKILDVHTETDIDYTFTLEYTKNVLPGQFLQLSIPGVGEAPISISDYDDNKLFLTIRKVGTLTDKIFELQAGDFLYVRGPYGNGFHLKDYSNSHVKIIAGGTGLAPVKKVIKSLMSSKEVKSVKVLVGFKGPKDILFKEELQEWVEAGKANITVDIADANWQGKTGLITEHLNLLEISNIHETKIIVVGPPIMMKFTTLELVKRGVPEENIWVSFERKMSCGIGKCGHCKIDETYVCLEGPVFKYERAKNLID
- a CDS encoding disulfide oxidoreductase, coding for MEITKEMTIGDVVRNFPKSVDVLYSFGMHCVGCPSSQSETLEEAAYVHGFDVADLMTKLNESK